Proteins from a genomic interval of Treponema brennaborense DSM 12168:
- a CDS encoding redox-sensing transcriptional repressor Rex — protein MPNLPEPTRKRLVTLEYLLSRELREHGEGTDADEDAPVRQTVTSYELAARTGWTDATIRRDISKLGIKCGASNGYNIRALREALRGTLDPGTAHDAAVKKCCIVGLGKIGAALLDYSGFAEAGFVLAAGFDESVNRVELLNASFPLYPASQLERVVSREGISYAVLTVSERDANRYAKRLASCGVAGIVNYTAALLTVPANTAVENVSVVHALRNLNSRSTVPFKS, from the coding sequence ATGCCGAATTTGCCGGAGCCGACCAGAAAACGTCTCGTTACTCTCGAATATCTGCTTTCACGGGAATTGCGGGAGCACGGCGAAGGTACGGACGCGGATGAAGACGCACCGGTACGGCAGACCGTAACCTCGTACGAACTGGCGGCGCGCACGGGATGGACCGACGCGACGATCCGGCGCGACATTTCCAAACTCGGCATAAAATGCGGTGCGTCGAACGGATACAATATCCGCGCGCTGCGTGAAGCGCTCCGCGGCACGCTTGATCCGGGTACGGCGCACGACGCAGCCGTAAAAAAATGCTGCATCGTCGGATTGGGAAAAATAGGCGCCGCGCTGCTCGATTACAGCGGGTTTGCGGAAGCGGGGTTCGTCCTTGCCGCAGGATTCGATGAAAGCGTCAACCGCGTGGAACTGCTGAACGCATCGTTTCCGCTCTACCCCGCGTCGCAGCTGGAACGGGTCGTCAGCCGCGAAGGCATTTCGTACGCCGTGCTGACCGTATCCGAGCGGGACGCAAACCGGTACGCAAAACGCCTCGCCTCATGCGGCGTTGCGGGAATAGTAAACTATACGGCGGCGCTGCTGACCGTACCGGCGAACACGGCGGTGGAAAACGTTTCCGTCGTCCACGCGCTGCGCAATCTGAATTCACGGAGCACCGTACCGTTCAAAAGCTGA